DNA sequence from the Myxosarcina sp. GI1 genome:
CTGTTGAATTATTCCTTGCGCTCCTAATAGTATTTCGACAAAAAACAATCCCGAAATTAGCCAGAAAATCGCCAAAATAACATAATATAAAGGCGAAGCAAAATAACTCTGTAATTCTTTTTGGGCGATCGCAAGTATATTGGCAATAATCATTTAATTTGCTTCTTCTGTAGTTAGCTGTAAGAATACATCCTCCAAACTCGGACGAATGCGCCGCATTTCGTGCAAACTCAATCCTTTAGTAATAATCGCTGCCGCCAAGTCTTTTCCTGGTTCGCAATTAGGTTTACAGAGAACTTCGATCGCTTCTCGTCTTGTCGGTGTCTGACGAGGGATGACTTTTACTTCGGCAACCCCAGGAATGTTTTGCAGTTCCTGAAGCAGTAAAGCAATTTCTCCTTCTACCTCTAATTCATAACCAGAATTACTGTTTAGCTGTTTCATTAACTCGCCAGGAGTATTAGTAGTAACGACTTTCCCCTTGTTAATGATGGTGACGCGATCGCAAGTAGCACTGACCTCTGGCAAAATATGAGAAGAAAGAATAACTGTATGTTCTCCTGCCAAACTCTTAATTAAATTGCGTACTTCAATAATCTGTCGCGGATCGAGTCCTATAGTTGGTTCGTCGAGAATAATCACTGGTGGTTCGTGAACTATAGCCCCTGCAATACCTACTCGCTGACGATAGCCTTTGGATAGTTGGCGAATAGTAGTTTTAGTTTTATCTACCAGTTGACAGCGATCTAGTGCTGCTTTAACTTGTTTGATGCGGTTGCGTCTGGCAACTCCTTTAAGCTTGGCGACAAAATGTAAATAACCTCCAACGCTCATATCAGGATACAAAGGGGGATTTTCTGGTAAGTAACCAATACGGCGACGT
Encoded proteins:
- a CDS encoding ATP-binding cassette domain-containing protein, with protein sequence MSSGTIEVEHLSKVYGSNTAIEDVHFSVQSGEIIGFLGPNGAGKTTTMRILAGYLPATTGTAKVAGYDVHHHSLEVRRRIGYLPENPPLYPDMSVGGYLHFVAKLKGVARRNRIKQVKAALDRCQLVDKTKTTIRQLSKGYRQRVGIAGAIVHEPPVIILDEPTIGLDPRQIIEVRNLIKSLAGEHTVILSSHILPEVSATCDRVTIINKGKVVTTNTPGELMKQLNSNSGYELEVEGEIALLLQELQNIPGVAEVKVIPRQTPTRREAIEVLCKPNCEPGKDLAAAIITKGLSLHEMRRIRPSLEDVFLQLTTEEAN